A window of the Candidatus Woesearchaeota archaeon genome harbors these coding sequences:
- a CDS encoding glycosyltransferase family 2 protein produces the protein MITVITPMFNEEECISANIRKLSAAIDGIGEDWELIIVDDGSTDKSLEYAKSAMKEKKNIRILSYKPNRGRGYALRQGFSHAKGDIIITTESDLSWGADIVRKLFYAINKSNYDIVIASPHKKGGGFVNVPFFRVLLTTVGNKILGRAFPGNLTMLSGMTRAYKREVIDSLELISDGKEIHPEIISKAYALGFRATEIPAILKWTGKRTGRRSTFDAKKLMFSHLMLGFNEGPLIILGSIGMSFMLIGIIAAFYSFHLWLTESLSNHIPIVMFTLIMLSLGVQTLVFSFLAYQNRELRNEIFRMEGNLLKIRKGK, from the coding sequence ATGATAACAGTAATAACCCCCATGTTCAATGAGGAAGAGTGCATTAGCGCAAATATAAGGAAGCTTTCAGCAGCAATAGATGGAATTGGAGAGGATTGGGAATTAATTATTGTTGATGATGGCAGCACAGACAAATCTCTTGAGTATGCAAAATCCGCAATGAAGGAAAAGAAGAACATAAGGATTCTCTCATACAAGCCGAATCGAGGGCGGGGATACGCGTTAAGGCAGGGATTCTCCCATGCAAAGGGCGACATAATAATCACCACAGAGTCAGACCTGAGCTGGGGCGCTGACATTGTTAGGAAGCTTTTTTATGCAATCAATAAATCAAATTATGACATTGTGATTGCAAGCCCCCACAAGAAAGGCGGCGGGTTTGTCAATGTCCCGTTTTTCAGGGTTCTCCTTACAACAGTTGGGAATAAGATTCTCGGGCGCGCATTTCCAGGAAACTTAACCATGCTTAGCGGGATGACAAGGGCATACAAGAGGGAAGTTATTGATTCATTGGAGCTTATTTCAGACGGCAAGGAGATTCACCCAGAGATAATCTCAAAGGCATATGCTTTAGGATTCAGGGCAACCGAGATTCCCGCGATTCTTAAGTGGACCGGAAAAAGAACAGGGAGAAGGTCAACATTTGATGCAAAGAAGCTCATGTTTTCCCATCTCATGCTGGGCTTCAATGAAGGCCCGCTGATTATTCTCGGCTCAATCGGGATGTCCTTTATGCTGATAGGGATAATTGCAGCATTTTACTCATTCCACCTCTGGCTTACAGAGTCCCTTTCAAACCACATTCCAATTGTGATGTTCACTCTTATAATGCTCAGCCTGGGGGTGCAGACTCTTGTTTTCTCATTCCTTGCATACCAGAACAGGGAGCTGAGAAACGAGATTTTCAGAATGGAAGGTAATCTCCTGAAGATTAGAAAGGGCAAGTGA
- a CDS encoding lysylphosphatidylglycerol synthase transmembrane domain-containing protein, whose amino-acid sequence MKKRGKNSWFSIAVKIAVSALIIFFLFRIADFKALSESIKGMNIWLFLLSAALIYPGMLLRAIRFKLIINKEGFSISTNDSFKLALIGSALNIFMPASTGDFAKAYYGYKRHRIKEEMISASIVDKIIALLSLFIISGISSLIFRMTSFFLISLFCLLMCSAVVFFPRILPWKILNKFLAALKRNKLDEKKLVKTFTLDSGLKLRTILLSIAGWIVTYSQLYLICIAYSADVSFFYLLAVSSLFMLARLFPLTLNGIGSTEAMVAYLFGLIGIGFEAAVAISLTNTIVSLIIPGIAGFFVILAEK is encoded by the coding sequence GTGAAAAAGAGAGGAAAAAATTCGTGGTTTTCAATAGCAGTAAAGATTGCAGTATCTGCTCTCATAATATTCTTCCTCTTTAGGATTGCGGACTTTAAGGCTCTTTCAGAAAGCATAAAAGGAATGAACATCTGGCTTTTTCTCTTGTCAGCTGCCCTCATCTATCCGGGAATGCTCCTTCGCGCAATAAGGTTCAAATTAATAATCAACAAGGAGGGCTTCTCAATATCCACAAACGACTCATTCAAACTTGCCCTGATAGGCTCTGCCCTGAATATCTTTATGCCTGCAAGCACAGGCGACTTTGCAAAGGCTTATTACGGATACAAAAGGCATAGGATAAAAGAGGAGATGATTTCCGCAAGCATTGTGGACAAGATAATAGCGCTTCTCTCCCTTTTCATAATATCAGGAATCTCTTCTCTTATTTTCAGGATGACAAGCTTTTTTCTTATATCACTATTCTGCCTCTTGATGTGCAGCGCAGTTGTTTTTTTCCCAAGGATTCTCCCATGGAAGATTTTGAATAAATTTCTGGCAGCATTAAAGAGGAATAAGCTGGATGAAAAAAAGCTTGTTAAAACATTCACCCTTGATTCAGGGCTGAAATTAAGAACAATTCTGCTTTCAATTGCCGGGTGGATTGTAACATACTCTCAGCTTTACCTGATATGCATTGCATATTCGGCAGATGTCAGCTTTTTTTACCTCCTTGCAGTTTCCTCTCTTTTCATGCTTGCACGGCTTTTCCCGCTTACGCTTAACGGAATCGGCTCAACAGAAGCAATGGTTGCATACCTTTTCGGGCTCATAGGAATAGGATTTGAGGCTGCTGTTGCAATCTCACTTACAAACACAATTGTAAGCCTGATAATTCCGGGAATCGCGGGATTCTTTGTAATACTCGCTGAGAAATAA